Proteins from a single region of Streptomyces griseiscabiei:
- a CDS encoding adenine phosphoribosyltransferase — protein MTDIKELLLSRIRDVADYPEPGVLFKDITPLLADPAAFTALTDALAELTVRHGATKIVGLEARGFILGAPAAVRAGVGFIPVRKAGKLPGATLSQAYDLEYGSAEIEVHAEDLSAGDRVMVIDDVLATGGTAEASLQLIRRAGAQVAGVAVLMELSFLPGRQRLETALAGAPLEALITV, from the coding sequence ATGACGGACATCAAGGAGCTGCTGCTCAGCCGTATCCGCGATGTCGCGGACTACCCGGAGCCGGGCGTGCTGTTCAAGGACATCACCCCGCTGCTGGCCGACCCGGCGGCGTTCACCGCGCTGACGGACGCGCTGGCGGAGCTGACCGTGCGGCACGGCGCCACGAAGATCGTCGGCCTGGAGGCCCGGGGCTTCATCCTGGGCGCCCCGGCCGCCGTCCGCGCGGGCGTCGGCTTCATCCCCGTACGCAAGGCGGGCAAGCTCCCCGGAGCCACGCTCAGCCAGGCCTACGACCTGGAGTACGGCTCCGCCGAGATCGAGGTCCACGCCGAGGACCTGAGCGCGGGCGACCGCGTCATGGTCATCGACGACGTCCTCGCCACCGGCGGCACCGCCGAGGCCTCCCTCCAGCTGATCCGCCGCGCGGGCGCCCAGGTGGCCGGCGTAGCGGTCCTGATGGAGCTCTCTTTCCTCCCGGGCCGCCAACGCCTGGAGACCGCACTGGCAGGAGCCCCCTTGGAGGCCCTGATCACCGTCTGA
- the yajC gene encoding preprotein translocase subunit YajC, translating to MSLVTLLPFIVLIGAMILMTRSAKKKQQQAVDMRNQMQPGSGVRTIGGMYATVKEVSEDTVLLDAGPGVELLFAKNSIGAVLSDEEYNRIVHGIEHDLKSDVVPDDASSLTETDEPSDDASAASDDKPIDLGKKDAADDAADEPAESKTDEVKAEDTKSVEAEPKKTDGESDAK from the coding sequence GTGAGTCTCGTGACCCTCCTCCCGTTCATCGTGCTCATCGGGGCCATGATCCTGATGACCCGATCGGCCAAGAAGAAGCAGCAGCAGGCCGTCGACATGCGGAACCAGATGCAGCCCGGTTCCGGCGTCCGCACGATCGGGGGCATGTACGCGACCGTCAAGGAGGTCAGCGAGGACACGGTCCTCCTCGACGCCGGGCCGGGCGTCGAGCTGCTGTTCGCCAAGAACTCCATCGGTGCCGTCCTCAGTGACGAGGAGTACAACCGCATCGTCCACGGCATCGAGCACGACCTGAAGTCCGACGTCGTCCCGGACGACGCCTCCTCCCTCACCGAGACCGACGAGCCCTCCGACGACGCTTCCGCCGCTTCCGACGACAAGCCCATCGACCTCGGCAAGAAGGACGCGGCCGACGACGCCGCCGACGAGCCCGCCGAGTCGAAGACCGACGAGGTCAAGGCCGAGGACACCAAGTCCGTCGAAGCAGAGCCGAAGAAGACCGACGGCGAGTCCGACGCGAAGTAG
- the ruvC gene encoding crossover junction endodeoxyribonuclease RuvC, with translation MRVLGVDPGLTRCGVGVVEGVAGRPLTMIGVGVVRTPADAELGHRLVAIEQGIEQWLDEHRPECVAVERVFSQHNVRTVMGTAQASAVAMLCAARRGIPVALHTPSEVKAAVTGSGRADKAQVGAMVTRLLRLDAPPKPADAADALALAICHIWRAPAQNRLQQAVALHASKGRTA, from the coding sequence GTGCGCGTACTCGGGGTGGACCCCGGACTCACGCGGTGTGGCGTGGGTGTCGTCGAGGGCGTCGCCGGACGGCCGCTCACCATGATCGGTGTCGGAGTCGTCCGGACGCCCGCCGACGCCGAGTTGGGCCACCGGCTCGTCGCGATCGAGCAGGGCATCGAGCAGTGGCTCGACGAACACCGTCCCGAATGCGTCGCCGTGGAGCGGGTGTTCAGCCAGCACAACGTACGGACGGTCATGGGCACCGCCCAGGCCAGCGCCGTCGCGATGCTGTGCGCCGCCCGCCGCGGCATCCCCGTCGCCCTGCACACCCCCAGCGAGGTCAAGGCCGCCGTCACCGGCAGTGGCCGCGCCGACAAGGCCCAGGTCGGCGCCATGGTCACCCGTCTCCTCCGGCTCGACGCACCCCCGAAGCCGGCGGACGCCGCCGACGCCCTCGCCCTCGCCATCTGCCACATCTGGCGGGCCCCCGCACAGAACCGCCTGCAGCAGGCCGTCGCCCTGCACGCTTCGAAAGGCCGAACGGCATGA
- the ruvA gene encoding Holliday junction branch migration protein RuvA, whose translation MIASLTGPVAALAPDSAVVEVGGIGIMVQCTPNTLSGLRMGQPAKLATSLVVREDSLTLYGFVDDDERQVFELLQTASGVGPRLAQAMLAVHTPDALRRAVATGDEKALIAVPGIGRKGAQKLLLELKDRLGEPVGAPAIGAPVTQGWRDQLHAALIGLGYATREADEAVSAVTPQAEAAQGTPQVGQLLKAALQTLNRTR comes from the coding sequence ATGATCGCTTCTCTCACCGGCCCGGTCGCCGCCCTCGCCCCCGACTCCGCCGTGGTCGAGGTGGGCGGCATCGGCATCATGGTCCAGTGCACGCCCAACACCCTCTCCGGGCTGCGCATGGGACAGCCGGCCAAGCTGGCCACGTCCCTGGTGGTCCGCGAGGACTCGCTCACCCTCTACGGCTTCGTGGACGACGACGAGCGCCAGGTCTTCGAACTGCTCCAGACCGCGAGCGGCGTCGGCCCCCGCCTGGCCCAGGCGATGCTGGCGGTGCACACCCCCGACGCCCTGCGCCGCGCGGTCGCCACCGGCGACGAGAAGGCCCTGATCGCCGTCCCCGGCATCGGCAGGAAGGGCGCCCAGAAGCTGCTGCTCGAACTGAAGGACCGCCTCGGCGAACCGGTCGGCGCCCCCGCGATCGGCGCCCCGGTCACCCAGGGCTGGCGCGACCAGCTGCACGCCGCCCTGATCGGCCTCGGGTACGCCACCCGTGAGGCCGACGAGGCCGTGTCGGCCGTGACCCCCCAGGCGGAGGCCGCCCAAGGCACGCCCCAGGTGGGCCAGTTGCTGAAGGCCGCACTCCAGACCCTCAACAGGACCCGCTGA
- the secF gene encoding protein translocase subunit SecF yields the protein MSKLGDLGARLHRGEIGYDFVRNRKIWYGVSILITITAIVGLAVRGLSMGIEFQGGAVFTTEKTSVSVSQAETYAEKASGHDAIVQKLGNDTLRIQISGVDTAKSDEIQKQLAKDLKVDADTINADLVGPSWGEQVASKAWQGLAIFLVLVVIYLAIAFELRMAIAAFVALIHDITITIGIYALVGFEVTPGTVIGLLTILGYSLYDTVVVFDSLKEQTKDITKQSRWTYAEIANRSINSTLVRSINTTVVALLPVAGLLFIGGGVLGAGMLNDISLSLFVGLAAGAYSSIFIATPLVADLKEREPQLKALKKRVLAKRAQAEHDDAEPEADGSYDDEPADATPAVVGPRAQSGSRSRGRGGKRR from the coding sequence ATGTCGAAGCTCGGTGACCTCGGAGCCCGACTCCACCGCGGCGAGATCGGCTACGACTTCGTCCGCAACCGCAAGATCTGGTACGGCGTCTCGATCCTCATCACCATCACGGCCATCGTGGGCCTCGCCGTCCGCGGCCTCAGCATGGGTATCGAGTTCCAGGGCGGCGCGGTCTTCACCACGGAGAAGACGAGTGTCTCGGTCAGCCAGGCCGAGACCTACGCGGAGAAGGCCTCCGGCCACGACGCGATCGTCCAGAAGCTCGGCAACGACACCCTGCGCATCCAGATCTCCGGTGTGGACACGGCCAAGTCCGACGAGATCCAGAAGCAGCTGGCCAAGGACCTCAAGGTCGACGCGGACACGATCAACGCCGATCTGGTCGGCCCCAGTTGGGGTGAGCAGGTCGCCAGCAAGGCCTGGCAGGGCCTCGCGATCTTCCTGGTCCTCGTGGTGATCTATCTGGCGATCGCGTTCGAGCTGCGCATGGCCATCGCCGCCTTCGTCGCCCTGATCCACGACATCACCATCACGATCGGCATCTACGCCCTCGTGGGCTTCGAGGTCACGCCCGGCACGGTGATCGGTCTGCTCACCATCCTCGGTTACTCGCTCTACGACACGGTCGTCGTCTTCGACAGCCTCAAGGAGCAGACGAAGGACATCACCAAGCAGAGCCGCTGGACGTACGCCGAGATCGCCAACCGCTCGATCAACAGCACCCTGGTGCGCTCCATCAACACCACGGTGGTCGCTCTCCTCCCGGTCGCCGGCCTGCTCTTCATCGGTGGCGGCGTCCTCGGCGCGGGCATGCTCAACGACATCTCGCTGTCGCTGTTCGTCGGTCTCGCGGCCGGCGCGTACTCGTCGATCTTCATCGCCACACCGCTCGTCGCCGACCTCAAGGAGCGCGAGCCGCAGCTGAAGGCCCTCAAGAAGCGCGTCCTCGCCAAGCGGGCCCAGGCCGAGCACGACGACGCGGAGCCGGAGGCCGACGGCTCGTACGACGACGAGCCGGCGGACGCCACCCCCGCGGTGGTCGGCCCGCGCGCCCAGTCCGGCAGCCGCAGCCGCGGCCGGGGCGGTAAGCGGCGATGA
- the pdxT gene encoding pyridoxal 5'-phosphate synthase glutaminase subunit PdxT, with translation MSDTPVIGVLALQGDVREHLVALAAADAVARPVRRPEELAEVDGLVIPGGESTTISKLAVLFGVMEPLRARVRGGLPVYGTCAGLIMLADKILDPRSGQETIGGIDMIVRRNAFGRQNESFEAAVDVRGVEGDPVEGVFIRAPWVESVGAQTEVLAEHEGHIVAVRQGNALATSFHPELTGDHRLHALFVDMVRANQPAESL, from the coding sequence ATGAGCGACACCCCCGTCATTGGCGTCCTGGCCCTCCAGGGCGACGTACGGGAGCACCTCGTCGCCCTGGCCGCGGCCGACGCCGTGGCCAGGCCGGTGCGGCGCCCCGAGGAACTCGCCGAGGTGGACGGCCTCGTCATCCCCGGCGGCGAGTCCACCACCATCTCCAAGCTGGCCGTTCTGTTCGGCGTGATGGAGCCCCTCCGCGCGCGCGTGCGCGGCGGTCTGCCCGTGTACGGCACCTGCGCCGGCCTGATCATGCTCGCCGACAAGATCCTCGACCCGCGCTCGGGCCAGGAGACGATCGGCGGCATCGACATGATCGTGCGCCGTAACGCCTTCGGACGCCAGAACGAGTCCTTCGAGGCGGCGGTCGACGTCAGGGGCGTCGAGGGCGACCCCGTGGAGGGCGTCTTCATCCGCGCCCCCTGGGTGGAGTCCGTGGGCGCGCAGACCGAGGTGCTGGCCGAGCACGAGGGCCACATCGTCGCCGTACGCCAGGGCAACGCCCTCGCCACGTCGTTCCACCCGGAGCTGACCGGCGACCACCGGCTGCACGCGCTGTTCGTCGACATGGTGCGCGCGAACCAGCCGGCGGAGTCCTTGTAG
- the secD gene encoding protein translocase subunit SecD produces MAAPKKGRSASAQSKPGRALALILIALVALTGGMFASGHTKPRLGIDLAGGTSITLTAINEPGQPNAINKTNMDTAVEIMNRRVNGLGVSEAEVQTQGNENIIVNIPKGTDSEEARDQVGTTAKLYFRPVLQSQVGSGATETPSASPSTSASGSGSPSPSSSDGKDEANPPADDSASPSSSATSQGRALTDALKADPTPSGSGSASAKASDSASPSASPSVDPETQALQAKFAALDCNDPKQRAAAGKGKTSDVVVACGQDNGSWSKFVLGPVGVDGTEVEKAQALLDTQSGTGWQVVMDFDSKGEKKFADITGQLATQTSPQNEFAIVLDDEVVSHPYVRAAVTGGKAEISGSFTQEEAQNLANMLSYGALPLTFKESSVTTVSPALGDDQLHAGLIAGAIGLALVMIYLVVYYRGLSLIAIASLLVSAALTYVLMALLGPAIGFALNLPAVCGAIVAIGITADSFIVYFERVRDEIREGRSLRPAVERAWPRARRTILVSDFVSFLSAAVLFVVTVGKVQGFAFTLGLTTLLDVVVVFFFTKPLLTLLARTKFFGGGHKWSGLDPQRLGARPPLRRTRRPAVPSDPKEA; encoded by the coding sequence GTGGCAGCACCGAAGAAGGGCCGGAGCGCGAGCGCCCAGAGCAAGCCTGGGCGCGCGCTGGCCCTCATCCTGATCGCCCTTGTGGCGCTCACCGGGGGAATGTTCGCCTCCGGACACACCAAGCCGCGTCTCGGCATCGACCTCGCCGGTGGTACGAGCATCACGCTCACGGCGATCAACGAGCCCGGCCAGCCCAACGCGATCAACAAGACCAACATGGACACCGCGGTCGAGATCATGAACCGCCGTGTCAACGGTCTGGGCGTGTCCGAGGCGGAGGTCCAGACCCAGGGCAATGAGAACATCATTGTCAACATTCCCAAGGGCACGGATTCCGAAGAGGCCAGGGATCAGGTAGGCACCACCGCGAAGCTGTACTTCCGTCCGGTCCTGCAGAGCCAGGTCGGCTCCGGCGCGACCGAGACGCCGAGCGCCTCGCCGAGCACCAGCGCCAGTGGCAGCGGGTCACCGAGCCCGTCCAGCTCCGACGGCAAGGACGAGGCGAACCCGCCCGCCGATGACTCCGCCAGCCCGTCGTCCTCCGCCACGTCCCAGGGCCGTGCGCTCACCGACGCGCTGAAGGCCGACCCCACGCCCTCCGGCAGCGGCTCCGCCTCCGCCAAGGCCTCCGACAGCGCCTCGCCCTCGGCGAGCCCCAGCGTCGACCCGGAGACCCAGGCGCTCCAGGCCAAGTTCGCCGCCCTCGACTGCAACGACCCCAAGCAGCGCGCCGCCGCCGGCAAGGGCAAGACCAGCGACGTCGTCGTGGCCTGTGGCCAGGACAACGGCAGCTGGAGCAAGTTCGTGCTCGGCCCGGTCGGCGTCGACGGCACCGAGGTCGAGAAGGCCCAGGCGCTGCTGGACACCCAGAGCGGCACCGGCTGGCAGGTCGTCATGGACTTCGACTCCAAGGGTGAGAAGAAGTTCGCCGACATCACCGGCCAGCTGGCGACCCAGACCTCCCCGCAGAACGAGTTCGCGATCGTCCTCGACGACGAGGTCGTCTCCCACCCCTACGTGCGCGCGGCGGTCACCGGCGGCAAGGCCGAGATCTCCGGCAGCTTCACGCAGGAGGAGGCCCAGAACCTCGCCAACATGCTGTCGTACGGCGCGCTCCCGCTGACCTTCAAGGAGTCCAGCGTCACCACCGTCAGCCCCGCGCTCGGCGACGACCAGCTGCACGCGGGTCTGATCGCCGGTGCGATCGGTCTGGCCCTGGTCATGATCTACCTGGTCGTCTACTACCGCGGCCTGTCGCTGATCGCCATCGCCTCGCTGCTGGTCTCCGCGGCCCTGACCTATGTCCTCATGGCCCTGCTCGGCCCGGCCATCGGCTTCGCGCTGAACCTCCCGGCGGTCTGCGGCGCGATCGTCGCGATCGGCATCACCGCGGACTCGTTCATCGTGTACTTCGAACGCGTCCGGGACGAGATCCGCGAAGGCCGTTCGCTGCGCCCCGCCGTCGAGCGTGCCTGGCCGCGTGCCCGGCGCACCATCCTGGTCTCCGACTTCGTGTCGTTCCTCTCCGCCGCGGTGCTCTTCGTCGTCACCGTCGGCAAGGTCCAGGGCTTCGCGTTCACGCTGGGCCTGACCACGCTGCTCGACGTCGTGGTGGTCTTCTTCTTCACCAAGCCGCTGCTGACGCTGCTGGCCCGTACGAAGTTCTTCGGCGGTGGCCACAAGTGGTCCGGCCTCGACCCCCAGCGACTGGGTGCCCGGCCCCCGCTGCGCCGTACCCGCCGTCCCGCCGTCCCCTCCGACCCGAAGGAGGCCTGA
- a CDS encoding YebC/PmpR family DNA-binding transcriptional regulator — translation MSGHSKWATTKHKKAVIDAKRGKLFAKLIKNIEVAARMGGVDIEGNPTLYDAIQKAKKQSVPNKNIDSAVKRGGGLEAGGADYETIMYEGYGPNGVAVLIECLTDNRNRAASDVRVAMTRNGGSMADPGSVSYLFNRKGVVIVPKGELSEDDVLEVVLDAGAEEVNDLGESFEVLSEATDMVAVRTSLQDAGIDYDSAEANFVPTMQVELDEEGARKIFKLIDALEDSDDVQNVFANFDVSDDVMAKVDA, via the coding sequence ATGTCCGGCCACTCTAAATGGGCTACGACGAAGCACAAGAAGGCCGTGATCGACGCCAAGCGCGGCAAGCTCTTCGCGAAGCTCATCAAGAACATCGAGGTCGCGGCCCGGATGGGCGGCGTCGACATCGAGGGCAACCCGACGCTCTACGACGCCATCCAGAAGGCGAAGAAGCAGTCGGTCCCGAACAAGAACATCGACTCCGCGGTCAAGCGCGGCGGCGGCCTGGAGGCCGGCGGCGCCGACTACGAGACGATCATGTACGAGGGCTACGGCCCGAACGGCGTCGCGGTGCTCATCGAGTGCCTCACCGACAACCGCAACCGCGCCGCCTCCGACGTCCGCGTCGCCATGACCCGCAACGGCGGCTCGATGGCCGACCCCGGTTCCGTCTCGTACCTCTTCAACCGCAAGGGCGTCGTGATCGTCCCCAAGGGCGAGCTGTCCGAGGACGACGTCCTGGAGGTCGTGCTCGACGCGGGCGCCGAGGAGGTCAACGACCTGGGCGAGTCCTTCGAGGTGCTCAGCGAGGCCACCGACATGGTCGCGGTCCGCACCTCCCTCCAGGACGCCGGGATCGACTACGACTCCGCCGAGGCCAACTTCGTCCCGACCATGCAGGTCGAGCTGGACGAGGAGGGCGCCCGGAAGATCTTCAAGCTGATCGACGCGCTGGAGGACAGCGACGACGTCCAGAACGTCTTCGCCAACTTCGACGTGAGCGACGACGTGATGGCCAAGGTCGACGCGTAG
- a CDS encoding RelA/SpoT family protein yields the protein MADEAQHLTAAKPEPASGPAAKPAQNTAKANPATPAPSAQGSVEHAQSAPAEKTAGPSRPKPDPAESPAPAPPPCPAPTGQPARTGGSSNRVRARLARLGVQRSNPYNPVLEPLLRIVRGNDPKIETATLRQIEKAYQVAERWHRGQKRKSGDPYITHPLAVTTILAELGMDPATLMAGLLHDTVEDTEYGLDQLRRDFGDSVALLVDGVTKLDKVKFGEAAQAETVRKMVVAMAKDPRVLVIKLADRLHNMRTMRYLKREKQEKKARETLEIYAPLAHRLGMNTIKWELEDLAFAILYPKMYDEIVRLVAERAPKRDEYLAIVTDEVQQDLRAARIKATVTGRPKHYYSVYQKMIVRGRDFAEIYDLVGIRVLVDTVRDCYAALGTVHARWNPVPGRFKDYIAMPKFNMYQSLHTTVIGPNGKPVELQIRTFDMHRRAEYGIAAHWKYKQEAVAGASKVRTDAPRTSGKDDHLNDMAWLRQLLDWQKETEDPGEFLESLRFDLSRNEVFVFTPKGDVIALPASATPVDFAYAVHTEVGHRTIGARVNGRLVPLESTLDNGDLVEVFTSKASGAGPSRDWLGFVKSPRARNKIRAWFSKERRDEAIEQGKDAIVRAMRKQNLPIQRILTGDSLVTLAHEMRYPDISALYAAIGEGHVSAQSVVQKLVQALGGEEAATEEIDEAVPPTRGRSRKRRGSNDPGVVVKGVDDVWVKLARCCTPVPGDPIIGFVTRGSGVSVHRSDCVNVESLSREPERILDVEWAPTQSSVFLVAIQVEALDRSRLLSDVTRVLSDQHVNILSAAVQTSRDRVATSRFTFEMGDPKHLGHVLKAVRGVEGVYDVYRVTSARRP from the coding sequence TTGGCAGACGAGGCCCAGCACCTGACCGCCGCCAAGCCCGAGCCCGCCTCGGGCCCCGCGGCCAAGCCCGCGCAGAACACGGCGAAGGCGAACCCCGCGACCCCCGCGCCGTCCGCGCAGGGCTCCGTCGAGCACGCCCAGTCCGCGCCCGCCGAGAAGACCGCAGGCCCCTCGCGCCCCAAGCCGGACCCCGCGGAGAGCCCCGCCCCGGCACCCCCGCCCTGCCCCGCCCCCACCGGCCAGCCCGCGCGCACCGGAGGATCCTCCAACCGCGTACGAGCCCGGCTCGCCCGCCTCGGCGTCCAGCGCTCCAACCCGTACAACCCGGTCCTCGAACCCCTGCTGCGCATCGTCCGCGGCAACGACCCGAAGATCGAGACGGCCACGCTCCGCCAGATCGAGAAGGCCTACCAGGTCGCCGAGCGCTGGCACCGGGGCCAGAAGCGCAAGAGCGGCGACCCGTACATCACCCACCCCCTCGCCGTCACCACGATCCTCGCCGAGCTCGGCATGGACCCGGCGACCCTGATGGCGGGTCTCCTGCACGACACGGTCGAGGACACCGAGTACGGCCTCGACCAGCTCCGCCGCGACTTCGGCGACTCCGTCGCCCTCCTCGTCGACGGCGTCACCAAGCTCGACAAGGTGAAGTTCGGCGAGGCGGCCCAGGCCGAGACCGTGCGCAAGATGGTCGTCGCCATGGCCAAGGACCCCCGTGTCCTGGTCATCAAGCTCGCCGACCGCCTGCACAACATGCGCACCATGCGCTACCTCAAGCGCGAGAAGCAGGAGAAGAAGGCGCGCGAGACCCTGGAGATCTACGCGCCGCTCGCCCACCGCCTGGGCATGAACACCATCAAGTGGGAGCTGGAGGACCTCGCCTTCGCGATCCTCTACCCGAAGATGTACGACGAGATCGTCCGCCTCGTCGCCGAGCGCGCGCCCAAGCGCGACGAGTACCTCGCCATAGTGACCGACGAGGTCCAGCAGGACCTGCGCGCGGCCCGTATCAAGGCGACGGTCACCGGCCGCCCGAAGCACTACTACAGCGTCTACCAGAAGATGATCGTCCGCGGCCGAGACTTCGCGGAGATCTACGACCTGGTCGGCATCCGCGTCCTGGTGGACACCGTCCGCGACTGCTACGCGGCCCTGGGCACCGTCCACGCCCGCTGGAACCCGGTTCCGGGGCGGTTCAAGGACTACATCGCGATGCCCAAGTTCAACATGTACCAGTCGCTGCACACGACGGTCATCGGCCCCAACGGCAAGCCCGTCGAACTCCAGATCCGTACGTTCGACATGCACCGCCGCGCCGAGTACGGCATCGCCGCGCACTGGAAGTACAAGCAGGAGGCCGTCGCCGGCGCCTCCAAGGTCCGCACCGACGCTCCCCGGACCTCCGGCAAGGACGACCACCTCAACGACATGGCGTGGCTGCGCCAGCTGCTGGACTGGCAGAAGGAGACCGAGGACCCCGGCGAGTTCCTGGAGTCCCTGCGCTTCGACCTGTCCCGCAACGAGGTCTTCGTCTTCACCCCGAAGGGCGACGTCATAGCGCTGCCGGCCAGCGCGACCCCCGTCGACTTCGCGTACGCGGTCCACACCGAGGTCGGTCACCGCACGATAGGCGCCCGCGTCAACGGCCGCCTCGTCCCGCTCGAATCCACCCTCGACAACGGCGACCTGGTGGAGGTCTTCACCTCCAAGGCGTCCGGCGCGGGCCCCTCCCGCGACTGGCTCGGCTTCGTGAAGTCGCCGCGCGCCCGCAACAAGATCCGCGCCTGGTTCTCCAAGGAGCGCCGCGACGAGGCCATCGAGCAGGGCAAGGACGCCATCGTCCGCGCGATGCGCAAGCAGAACCTGCCGATCCAGCGCATCCTCACCGGCGACTCCCTCGTCACCCTCGCGCACGAGATGCGCTACCCGGACATCTCCGCCCTCTACGCGGCCATCGGCGAAGGCCATGTCTCCGCGCAGAGCGTCGTGCAGAAACTCGTCCAGGCCCTCGGCGGCGAGGAGGCGGCCACCGAGGAGATCGACGAGGCCGTACCGCCCACCCGCGGCCGGAGCCGCAAGCGGCGCGGCAGCAACGACCCCGGTGTCGTCGTCAAGGGCGTCGACGACGTCTGGGTCAAGCTCGCCCGCTGCTGCACGCCCGTCCCCGGCGACCCCATCATCGGGTTCGTCACCCGAGGCAGTGGCGTATCGGTTCACCGCAGCGACTGCGTCAATGTCGAGTCGCTGTCCCGTGAGCCCGAGCGCATCCTCGACGTCGAGTGGGCCCCGACCCAGTCCTCGGTCTTCCTCGTCGCCATCCAGGTCGAGGCCCTGGACCGCAGCCGACTCCTCTCGGACGTCACCCGCGTCCTGTCCGACCAGCACGTCAACATCCTGTCGGCGGCCGTCCAGACCTCCCGCGACCGCGTCGCCACCTCCCGCTTCACCTTCGAGATGGGCGACCCGAAACACCTGGGCCACGTCCTGAAGGCCGTACGCGGCGTGGAGGGCGTCTACGACGTGTACCGGGTGACGTCGGCGCGCAGGCCGTAA
- the ruvB gene encoding Holliday junction branch migration DNA helicase RuvB yields MNWDDTTDDTAPDRLVGSVADREDQAVEAALRPKDLGEFIGQEKVREQLDLVLRAARARGATADHVLLSGAPGLGKTTLSMIIAAEMGAPIRITSGPAIQHAGDLAAILSSLQEGEVLFLDEIHRMSRPAEEMLYMAMEDFRVDVIVGKGPGATAIPLELPPFTLVGATTRAGLLPPPLRDRFGFTAHMEFYEPAELERVIHRSANLLDVEIDTAGAAEIAGRSRGTPRIANRLLRRVRDYAQVKADGFITRDIAGAALAVYEVDARGLDRLDRGVLEALLKLFGGGPVGLSTLAVAVGEERETVEEVAEPFLVREGLLARTPRGRVATPAAWAHLGLTPPRGTTGGNGQQDLFGA; encoded by the coding sequence ATGAACTGGGACGACACGACCGACGACACCGCCCCCGACCGGCTGGTGGGCTCTGTCGCCGACCGTGAGGACCAGGCCGTCGAGGCCGCCCTGCGCCCCAAGGACCTGGGCGAGTTCATCGGCCAGGAGAAGGTCCGTGAGCAACTCGACCTGGTGCTGCGGGCGGCACGCGCGCGTGGCGCCACCGCCGACCACGTCCTGCTCTCCGGCGCCCCCGGCCTCGGCAAGACCACGCTCTCGATGATCATCGCGGCCGAGATGGGCGCCCCCATCCGCATCACCTCCGGCCCCGCCATCCAGCACGCCGGCGACCTCGCCGCGATCCTCTCCTCGCTCCAGGAGGGCGAGGTCCTCTTCCTCGACGAGATCCACCGCATGTCCCGGCCCGCCGAGGAGATGCTGTACATGGCCATGGAGGACTTCCGCGTCGACGTGATCGTCGGCAAGGGCCCCGGCGCCACCGCGATCCCCCTCGAACTGCCGCCCTTCACCCTGGTCGGCGCCACCACGCGCGCGGGCCTGCTGCCCCCGCCGCTGCGCGACCGCTTCGGCTTCACCGCGCACATGGAGTTCTACGAGCCCGCCGAACTGGAGCGCGTCATCCACCGCTCGGCGAACCTCCTCGACGTCGAGATCGACACGGCCGGCGCCGCCGAGATCGCCGGCCGCTCCCGCGGCACCCCCCGTATCGCCAACCGTCTGCTGCGCCGCGTACGGGACTACGCCCAGGTCAAGGCCGACGGCTTCATCACCCGTGACATCGCCGGAGCCGCCCTCGCCGTCTACGAGGTGGACGCCCGCGGCCTCGACCGCCTCGACCGGGGCGTCCTCGAAGCCCTGCTCAAGCTCTTCGGCGGCGGACCGGTCGGCCTGTCCACGCTCGCCGTCGCCGTGGGGGAGGAGCGCGAGACCGTCGAGGAGGTCGCCGAACCCTTCCTCGTCCGCGAGGGACTGCTCGCCCGCACCCCCCGCGGCCGGGTCGCCACCCCCGCCGCCTGGGCCCACCTCGGACTCACCCCGCCACGCGGTACGACCGGCGGAAACGGACAACAGGACCTGTTCGGGGCGTGA